TCTAATATCGTAAAATCCACATTGAGCCGTACAGCTTGCGTATAAAACAAACGGGCTTTCACCTCGTAAGTATGCCCATAGGTAAGCGGAGCTAAATAATCCAAATGCATTTGTCGAACAGGCAAAAGGACTCCGTTTCTGAAAAAATCTCCATACCCTATTCCAAAGGCATCCCCTAAGGCCATACGGGCATCTTCACACATAGCTACATAGTGCCCATGCCATACAATTTGCATCACATCCATTTCGTGAAAACGTACGGTATGAAATATGGACTTTTCAAGAGGCGTAGGATCGGTGGCTTCTTGTTTGAAATAGGTATACTTTTTCATGATTTCCTC
This is a stretch of genomic DNA from Elusimicrobiaceae bacterium. It encodes these proteins:
- a CDS encoding acyl-CoA thioesterase, with product EEIMKKYTYFKQEATDPTPLEKSIFHTVRFHEMDVMQIVWHGHYVAMCEDARMALGDAFGIGYGDFFRNGVLLPVRQMHLDYLAPLTYGHTYEVKARLFYTQAVRLNVDFTILDEQKNVMARGYSVQLLMDKDRQVLFERPAFYEKICQAWKQGKLQPK